A part of Numida meleagris isolate 19003 breed g44 Domestic line chromosome 27, NumMel1.0, whole genome shotgun sequence genomic DNA contains:
- the ANKRD24 gene encoding ankyrin repeat domain-containing protein 24 isoform X1, whose translation MLGCWSSGRRGGRAGRRDEGVAGGGSRLPLRQDPAPARAAVPDRPVVRGSVAWSPGQPTPRQGGKGCMAARRLLLSTMKQICLCAAASFASQDWTKNDEKLLQAVDYNDAGKVASLLVRKGLVPTKLDSEGKSAFHLAAIRGNVDCLEAMLAHGVDAMTKDSSGYTALHLASKHGHPQCVSKLLQASCPVDIADSSGQTALHHAAISGCISCSEILCDYKAALNIKDKGGCTPLILAAKMSHSELCQYLLHRGAAINSRDLQGKTALMLACENGSVETVEVLINAGARVALVDSTGHDAAHYGLSTGNALIQHFLQEAAQRQSWASEEESSAQTSQTSSPSQSAGREKSNTPRKRKAPLPPPGTPGQEDQDAYEEIVRLRQERAQFLQKIRGLEQQEKERREQAELDKGSLRSMEKQIQELEERLAAREREKERLGKEVEALQSRLSSMENEKENTSYDIETLQDEEGELLEFPGAELLLSKKTLSPSAEELLATLQGQVQSLTMQNKELREKIQVLENFERDESDPSLHGDFVPASLYNSLKRELERLQARGTAALQGPARLAEAEKQSSASEPGGKGSKEQQHAEQQAQTRCKCELRVPPQQPPPGPEQERGTELAEARVALKQARAALEEREQQVRELQGRLEAGAQEATASLGPSLEEALQEKAALLERCSRAEAAAEAMRRELEAKTQDWRAGAAPELEPGAAEQRVAELVRQHGEATAQLGQLREVLGRREMELEALREQLAARPVGRQEHEEVLARLQQAQKEAKGNVSAEEHARATAALQEQVQALQQRADRLQAAAEAKGREAARLEAELAAAVPRGEHEAAQEGLRAEAAALAQRLNELSRRHEKTCEEVFRVQRQALFMKSERQAAEERLAAVQQQLAEARDEARRLQDLHGHAEDSARMVRDRDRKITELSKEVFRLKEALNALPEPRGVPQPPPDTAATQSRIRALEEKLAETELQHSKVVKLYRSHLLYAVQGHMDEDVQRLLCQILKMQRLQEQGR comes from the exons ATGCTGGGATGCTGGAGCTCTGGGCGCCGAGGAgggagggcaggaaggagggacGAAGGGGTGGCAGGAGGCGGATCCCGGCTGCCACTGCGGCAGGACCCGGCCCCCGCCCGGGCGGCGGTACCGGACCGACCCGTTGTCCGGGGGTCCGTAGCCTGGAGCCCCGGCCAGCCCACGCCCAGGCAGGGAGGCAAGGGATGCATGGCtgcccgccgcctcctcctcaGCACCATGAAGCAGATCTGCCTCTGTGCCGCTGCCTCCTTTGCG AGTCAGGACTGGACCAAGAACGATGAGAAGCTCCTGCAAGCTGTGGATTACAACGATGCTGGAAAGGTGGCATCCCTCCTCGTCCGCAAGGGCCTGGTCCCCACCAAGCTGGATTCGGAGGGCAAATCTGC GTTTCATCTGGCTGCCATACGGGGGAACGTGGACTGCCTTGAAGCCATGCTAGCTCACGGTGTGGATGCCATGACCAAGGACAGCTCAG GTTACACTGCCCTGCACCTGGCGTCCAAGCATGGCCACCCACAGTGTGTGAGCAAGCTGCTGCAG GCCTCCTGCCCTGTGGATATAGCTGACAGCAGCGGCCAAACGGCGCTGCACCATGCAG CGATCAGTGGCTGCATATCGTGCTCAGAGATCCTCTGTGATTACAAGGCTGCCCTGAACATCAAGGACAAG GGTGGCTGCACGCCGCTGATCCTTGCTGCCAAGATGAGCCACTCAGAGCTCTGCCAGTACCTGCTGCACCGCGGCGCAGCCATCAACAGCCGGGACCTGCAGGGGAA GACAGCCCTGATGCTGGCCTGTGAGAATGGCAGCGTGGAGACCGTGGAGGTGCTCATTAATGCCGGTGCACGGGTGGCCTTGGTGGACTCGACGGGCCACGATGCTGCACACTACGGCCTGTCCACGGGCAATGCTCTCATCCAGCACTTCCTGCAAGAGGCTGCCCAGCGCCAGTCCTGGGCCAGTG AAGAGGAATCATCTGCGCAGACATCGCAG ACATCTTCACCCAGCCAGTCggcaggcagagagaaaagcaacacCCCGAGGAAGAGGAAAGCTCCCCTGCCTCCCCCAGGTACCCCCGGCCAG GAGGACCAGGATGCTTACGAGGAGATTGTGCGGCTGCGGCAGGAGCGGGCACAGTTCTTGCAGAAAATCCGGGGTttggagcagcaggagaaggagagaCGAGAG caggcagagctggacaAGGGCTCCCTACGCTCCATGGAGAAGCAG ATCCAAGAGCTGGAGGAGCGGCTGGCAGCAcgggaaagagagaaggaacgGCTGGGCAAGGAGGTGGAGGCTCTGCAGAGCCGCTTGTCCTCGATGGAG AACGAGAAGGAGAACACGAGCTACGACATCGAGACGCTGCAGGATGAGGAGGGAGAGCTGCTTGAGTTCCCAG gggcagagctgctgctctccaagAAGACTCTGAGCCCTTcggctgaggagctgctggccacgctgcAGGGCCAGGTGCAGTCCCTCACCATGCAGAACAAGGAGCTGAGGGAGAAGATACAG GTCCTGGAGAACTTTGAGAGGGATGAGAGCGACCCATCTTTGCACGGGGACTTTGTGCCTGCCAGCCTCTACAACTCTCTCAAGCGCGAGCTGGAGAGGCTGCAGGCTCGGGGCACAGCGGCGCTGCAGGGCCCGGCGAGGCTGGCAGAGGCCgagaagcagagctctgcctcaGAGCCAGGTGGAAAAgggagcaaggagcagcagcatgctgAGCAACAGGCCCAGACCCGGTGTAAGTGCGAGCTGCGGGTGCCACCCCAGCAGCCTCCCCCCGGCCCCGAGCAGGAGCGTGGCACCGAGCTGGCCGAGGCCCGGGTGGCCTTGAAGCAGGCACGGGCGGCGCTGGAGGAGCGGGAGCAGCAGGTGCGGGAGCTGCAGGGCCGCTTGGAGGCTGGTGCCCAGGAGGCGACGGCCTCACTTGGGCCCTCCCTGGAGGAGGCATTGCAGGAGAAGGCGGCCCTGCTGGAGCGCTGCAGCCGAGcggaggcggcggcggaggcAATGCGACGTGAGCTGGAAGCCAAGACACAGGACTGGCGGGCGGGCGCCGCGCCTGAGCTGGAGCCAGGTGCGGCAGAGCAGCGCGTGGCCGAGCTGGTGCGGCAGCACGGGGAGGCGACGGCCCAGCTGGGGCAGCTGCGGGAAGTGCTGGGCCGCAGGGAGATGGAGCTGGAGGCCCTGCGAGAGCAGCTGGCTGCCCGGCCGGTGGGGCGGCAGGAGCACGAGGAGGTGCTGGCCcggctgcagcaggcacagaagGAGGCCAAGGGCAACGTGTCAGCAGAGGAGCACGCTCGGGCCACAGCGGCGCTGCAGGAGCAGGTGCAGGCGCTGCAGCAGCGGGCGGACCGGCTGCAGGCCGCGGCGGAGGCCAAGGGGCGCGAGGCCGCCCGGCTGGAGGCTGAGCTGGCGGCGGCGGTGCCGCGAGGGGAGCACGAGGCGGCGCAGGAGGGGCTGCGGGCCGAGGCGGCGGCGTTGGCCCAGCGGCTGAACGAGCTGTCGCGGCGGCACGAGAAGACGTGCGAGGAAGTGTTCCGGGTGCAGCGGCAGGCGCTGTTCATGAAGAGCGAGCGGCAGGCGGCCGAGGAGCGGCTGGCCgccgtgcagcagcagctggccgAGGCGCGGGATGAAGCACGGCGCCTGCAGGACCTCCACGGCCACGCCGAGGACTCAGCCCGGATGGTCAGGGACAGGGATAGGAAG ATCACCGAGCTCTCCAAGGAGGTCTTCAGGCTGAAGGAGGCACTGAACGCACTCCCAGAGCCCCGGGGAGTGCCGCAGCCCCCCCCTGACACTGCTGCCACGCAGTCCAGGATCCGGGCGCTGGAGGAGAAGCTGGCA GAGacggagctgcagcacagcaaggtgGTCAAGCTGTACCGGAGCCACCTGCTCTACGCGGTGCAA GGCCACATGGATGAGGATGTGCAGAGGCTTCTGTGCCAGATCCTGAAGATGCAgcggctgcaggagcagggcagatgA
- the ANKRD24 gene encoding ankyrin repeat domain-containing protein 24 isoform X2, translated as MLGCWSSGRRGGRAGRRDEGVAGGGSRLPLRQDPAPARAAVPDRPVVRGSVAWSPGQPTPRQGGKGCMAARRLLLSTMKQICLCAAASFASQDWTKNDEKLLQAVDYNDAGKVASLLVRKGLVPTKLDSEGKSAFHLAAIRGNVDCLEAMLAHGVDAMTKDSSGYTALHLASKHGHPQCVSKLLQASCPVDIADSSGQTALHHAAISGCISCSEILCDYKAALNIKDKGGCTPLILAAKMSHSELCQYLLHRGAAINSRDLQGKTALMLACENGSVETVEVLINAGARVALVDSTGHDAAHYGLSTGNALIQHFLQEAAQRQSWASEEESSAQTSQTSSPSQSAGREKSNTPRKRKAPLPPPGTPGQEDQDAYEEIVRLRQERAQFLQKIRGLEQQEKERREAELDKGSLRSMEKQIQELEERLAAREREKERLGKEVEALQSRLSSMENEKENTSYDIETLQDEEGELLEFPGAELLLSKKTLSPSAEELLATLQGQVQSLTMQNKELREKIQVLENFERDESDPSLHGDFVPASLYNSLKRELERLQARGTAALQGPARLAEAEKQSSASEPGGKGSKEQQHAEQQAQTRCKCELRVPPQQPPPGPEQERGTELAEARVALKQARAALEEREQQVRELQGRLEAGAQEATASLGPSLEEALQEKAALLERCSRAEAAAEAMRRELEAKTQDWRAGAAPELEPGAAEQRVAELVRQHGEATAQLGQLREVLGRREMELEALREQLAARPVGRQEHEEVLARLQQAQKEAKGNVSAEEHARATAALQEQVQALQQRADRLQAAAEAKGREAARLEAELAAAVPRGEHEAAQEGLRAEAAALAQRLNELSRRHEKTCEEVFRVQRQALFMKSERQAAEERLAAVQQQLAEARDEARRLQDLHGHAEDSARMVRDRDRKITELSKEVFRLKEALNALPEPRGVPQPPPDTAATQSRIRALEEKLAETELQHSKVVKLYRSHLLYAVQGHMDEDVQRLLCQILKMQRLQEQGR; from the exons ATGCTGGGATGCTGGAGCTCTGGGCGCCGAGGAgggagggcaggaaggagggacGAAGGGGTGGCAGGAGGCGGATCCCGGCTGCCACTGCGGCAGGACCCGGCCCCCGCCCGGGCGGCGGTACCGGACCGACCCGTTGTCCGGGGGTCCGTAGCCTGGAGCCCCGGCCAGCCCACGCCCAGGCAGGGAGGCAAGGGATGCATGGCtgcccgccgcctcctcctcaGCACCATGAAGCAGATCTGCCTCTGTGCCGCTGCCTCCTTTGCG AGTCAGGACTGGACCAAGAACGATGAGAAGCTCCTGCAAGCTGTGGATTACAACGATGCTGGAAAGGTGGCATCCCTCCTCGTCCGCAAGGGCCTGGTCCCCACCAAGCTGGATTCGGAGGGCAAATCTGC GTTTCATCTGGCTGCCATACGGGGGAACGTGGACTGCCTTGAAGCCATGCTAGCTCACGGTGTGGATGCCATGACCAAGGACAGCTCAG GTTACACTGCCCTGCACCTGGCGTCCAAGCATGGCCACCCACAGTGTGTGAGCAAGCTGCTGCAG GCCTCCTGCCCTGTGGATATAGCTGACAGCAGCGGCCAAACGGCGCTGCACCATGCAG CGATCAGTGGCTGCATATCGTGCTCAGAGATCCTCTGTGATTACAAGGCTGCCCTGAACATCAAGGACAAG GGTGGCTGCACGCCGCTGATCCTTGCTGCCAAGATGAGCCACTCAGAGCTCTGCCAGTACCTGCTGCACCGCGGCGCAGCCATCAACAGCCGGGACCTGCAGGGGAA GACAGCCCTGATGCTGGCCTGTGAGAATGGCAGCGTGGAGACCGTGGAGGTGCTCATTAATGCCGGTGCACGGGTGGCCTTGGTGGACTCGACGGGCCACGATGCTGCACACTACGGCCTGTCCACGGGCAATGCTCTCATCCAGCACTTCCTGCAAGAGGCTGCCCAGCGCCAGTCCTGGGCCAGTG AAGAGGAATCATCTGCGCAGACATCGCAG ACATCTTCACCCAGCCAGTCggcaggcagagagaaaagcaacacCCCGAGGAAGAGGAAAGCTCCCCTGCCTCCCCCAGGTACCCCCGGCCAG GAGGACCAGGATGCTTACGAGGAGATTGTGCGGCTGCGGCAGGAGCGGGCACAGTTCTTGCAGAAAATCCGGGGTttggagcagcaggagaaggagagaCGAGAG gcagagctggacaAGGGCTCCCTACGCTCCATGGAGAAGCAG ATCCAAGAGCTGGAGGAGCGGCTGGCAGCAcgggaaagagagaaggaacgGCTGGGCAAGGAGGTGGAGGCTCTGCAGAGCCGCTTGTCCTCGATGGAG AACGAGAAGGAGAACACGAGCTACGACATCGAGACGCTGCAGGATGAGGAGGGAGAGCTGCTTGAGTTCCCAG gggcagagctgctgctctccaagAAGACTCTGAGCCCTTcggctgaggagctgctggccacgctgcAGGGCCAGGTGCAGTCCCTCACCATGCAGAACAAGGAGCTGAGGGAGAAGATACAG GTCCTGGAGAACTTTGAGAGGGATGAGAGCGACCCATCTTTGCACGGGGACTTTGTGCCTGCCAGCCTCTACAACTCTCTCAAGCGCGAGCTGGAGAGGCTGCAGGCTCGGGGCACAGCGGCGCTGCAGGGCCCGGCGAGGCTGGCAGAGGCCgagaagcagagctctgcctcaGAGCCAGGTGGAAAAgggagcaaggagcagcagcatgctgAGCAACAGGCCCAGACCCGGTGTAAGTGCGAGCTGCGGGTGCCACCCCAGCAGCCTCCCCCCGGCCCCGAGCAGGAGCGTGGCACCGAGCTGGCCGAGGCCCGGGTGGCCTTGAAGCAGGCACGGGCGGCGCTGGAGGAGCGGGAGCAGCAGGTGCGGGAGCTGCAGGGCCGCTTGGAGGCTGGTGCCCAGGAGGCGACGGCCTCACTTGGGCCCTCCCTGGAGGAGGCATTGCAGGAGAAGGCGGCCCTGCTGGAGCGCTGCAGCCGAGcggaggcggcggcggaggcAATGCGACGTGAGCTGGAAGCCAAGACACAGGACTGGCGGGCGGGCGCCGCGCCTGAGCTGGAGCCAGGTGCGGCAGAGCAGCGCGTGGCCGAGCTGGTGCGGCAGCACGGGGAGGCGACGGCCCAGCTGGGGCAGCTGCGGGAAGTGCTGGGCCGCAGGGAGATGGAGCTGGAGGCCCTGCGAGAGCAGCTGGCTGCCCGGCCGGTGGGGCGGCAGGAGCACGAGGAGGTGCTGGCCcggctgcagcaggcacagaagGAGGCCAAGGGCAACGTGTCAGCAGAGGAGCACGCTCGGGCCACAGCGGCGCTGCAGGAGCAGGTGCAGGCGCTGCAGCAGCGGGCGGACCGGCTGCAGGCCGCGGCGGAGGCCAAGGGGCGCGAGGCCGCCCGGCTGGAGGCTGAGCTGGCGGCGGCGGTGCCGCGAGGGGAGCACGAGGCGGCGCAGGAGGGGCTGCGGGCCGAGGCGGCGGCGTTGGCCCAGCGGCTGAACGAGCTGTCGCGGCGGCACGAGAAGACGTGCGAGGAAGTGTTCCGGGTGCAGCGGCAGGCGCTGTTCATGAAGAGCGAGCGGCAGGCGGCCGAGGAGCGGCTGGCCgccgtgcagcagcagctggccgAGGCGCGGGATGAAGCACGGCGCCTGCAGGACCTCCACGGCCACGCCGAGGACTCAGCCCGGATGGTCAGGGACAGGGATAGGAAG ATCACCGAGCTCTCCAAGGAGGTCTTCAGGCTGAAGGAGGCACTGAACGCACTCCCAGAGCCCCGGGGAGTGCCGCAGCCCCCCCCTGACACTGCTGCCACGCAGTCCAGGATCCGGGCGCTGGAGGAGAAGCTGGCA GAGacggagctgcagcacagcaaggtgGTCAAGCTGTACCGGAGCCACCTGCTCTACGCGGTGCAA GGCCACATGGATGAGGATGTGCAGAGGCTTCTGTGCCAGATCCTGAAGATGCAgcggctgcaggagcagggcagatgA
- the SIRT6 gene encoding NAD-dependent protein deacetylase sirtuin-6 has translation MAVNYAAGLSPYSDKGKCGLPEIFDPPEELERKVCELADLIRSSSNVVFHTGAGISTASGIPDFRGPNGVWTMEEKGLSPKFDTTFENARPSKTHMALLGLQRVGILKFLVSQNVDGLHVRSGFPRDKLAELHGNMFVEECMKCGKQYVRDAVVGSMGLKPTGRLCSVTKARGLRACRGKLRDTILDWEDSLPDRDLTLADEACRKADLSVTLGTSLQIKPSGNLPLITKKRGGKLVIVNLQATKHDRQADLRIHAYVDDVMTKLMKHLGLEVPEWTGPVVVESADSAEPEQLYKFKPKAHGLLKEEPFSQRNGTAGQCPDLGTTLVEHRDSLKQECPSPDTGPPLTKKMKVEPLLT, from the exons ATGGCGGTGAATTACGCGGCCGGGCTCTCGCCCTACTCGGATAAGGGCAAGTGCGGTCTCCCCGAG ATTTTTGACCCACCAGAAGAGCTGGAGAGGAAGGTGTGCGAGCTGGCAGACTTGATAAGGAGTTCTTCCAATGTGGTGTTCCACACAGGGGCTGGCATCAGCACTGCCTCGGGGATTCCTGACTTCAG GGGGCCCAATGGTGTCTGGACTATGGAAGAGAAGGGGCTCTCCCCAAAATTTGACACCACTTTTGAGAACGCCAGGCCCTCCAAGACTCACATGGCACTTCTGGGGCTGCAGAGAGTCGGCATCCTGAAATTCCTGGTCAGCCAGAATGTGGATGGCCTTCATGTGCGCTCAGGATTCCCACG GGACAAGTTGGCTGAGCTCCACGGGAACATGTTTGTGGAGGAGTGCATGAAATGTGGCAA GCAGTACGTGCGGGATGCTGTTGTGGGCAGCATggggctgaagccaacgggcAGGCTGTGCAGCGTCACCAAAGCACGAGGGCTACGGGCCTGCAG AGGGAAGTTAAGAGACACTATTCTGGACTGGGAAGATTCCCTGCCTGACCGCGACCTCACCCTGGCAGATGAAGCCTGCAG GAAAGCCGATCTTTCTGTTACACTGGGGACCTCTCTGCAGATCAAACCCAGTGGCAATCTCCCACTGatcacaaagaaaagaggagggaagCTGGTCATAGTCAACCTGCAAGCAACCAAGCAT GACAGACAGGCCGACCTGCGCATTCATGCTTACGTCGATGATGTCATGACAAAACTGATGAAGCACCTGGGGCTGGAAGTCCCAGAGTGGACAGGGCCGGTGGTGGTGGAAAGTGCTGACTCTGCCGAGCCTGAACAGCTCTATAAATTTAAGCCCAAGGCTCACGGGCTGCTCAAGGAGGAGCCCTTTTCCCAGCGTAATGGAACAGCTGGGCAGTGCCCCGACCTTGGGACCACGCTGGTGGAGCACCGTGACAGTCTGAAGCAGGAGTGTCCCAGTCCGGACACAGGACCACCACTGACAAAGAAGATGAAGGTAGAGCCTCTCCTCACCTGA
- the CREB3L3 gene encoding cyclic AMP-responsive element-binding protein 3-like protein 3 isoform X2, translating to MQSGTRNGRRERRSAMASTVGGLDSIDLLDLLFDRQDGILRGVELGTTSPGTWHEDGRAQDGEDFLSSILGSGDSTSDSPSWSPGVSDSGVSEDPPSDQLDSPPGCCDGGLSEAPYAFANSCQVLTHPGGTRAPHSEVSIDLDMWNPGFFLEEGWGLSTVPAPASCTLTVKDLLLSGSSDAQPQVPSSLLRQGQGQFQELVLTEDEKKLLAKEGVSLPTQLPLTKYEERVLKKIRRKIRNKQSAQESRKKKKEYIDGLESRMSACTAQNQELQRKVLHLEKQNSSLLEQLKKLQAMVVQSSNKAAQTGTCIAVLLLSFALIVFPSISPFASRKAETGGDFGPVRVFSRSLHNTAASRVAYAQPRAGDEKPPEPLWSKQQDETETLHKAFGSSSFTPRLDKAPPRNSTPPLPSEGLSQSDGDQAATALGDGTALHHSLTSLAWTEAEHSRPTVLEPAEEL from the exons CCATGGCCTCCACTGTGGGCGGCCTCGACAGCATCGACCTGCTGGACCTCCTCTTTGACCGCCAGGATGGAATCCTCCGTGGTGTGGAGCTGGGGACGACATCCCCAGGCACCTGGCACGAGGATGGG CGTGCCCAGGATGGCGAGGATTTCCTCAGCTCCATTCTGGGCTCTGGAGACTCAACATCAGACTCCCCCAGCTGGTCCCCAGGTGTCAGCGACAGTGGAGTCTCTGAGGACCCCCCCTCTGATCAACTCGACAGCCCCCCAGGGTGCTGTGATGGAGGGCTCAGCGAAGCCCCATACGCCTTTGCCAACTCCTGCCAGGTTCTGACACACCCTGGGGGCACCAGAGCCCCCCACTCTGAGGTCTCCATTGACCTGG ATATGTGGAACCCTGGCTTCTTCCTGGAGGAGGGCTGGGGCCTGTCGACGGTCCCTGCTCCTGCATCCTGTACCCTCACTGTCAAGGACCTGCTGCTCTCGGGCAGCTCTGATGCT CAGCCGCAggtgcccagctccctgctgaggCAGGGCCAGGGGCAGTTCCAGGAGCTCGTGCTGACAGAGGATGAGAAGAAGCTGCTGGCAAAGGAGggggtgtccctgcccacaCAGCTGCCCCTCACCAAG TATGAGGAGCGGGTGCTGAAGAAGATCCGGAGGAAGATCAGAAACAAGCAGTCAGCTCAGGAGAGCCGCAAGAAGAAGAAGGAGTATATCGACGGGCTGGAGAGTCG GATGTCAGCCTGCACGGCTCAAaaccaggagctgcagaggaaagtCCTGCACCTAGAGAAGCAGAACTC GTCTctcctggagcagctgaagaagcTCCAGGCCATGGTGGTGCAGTCAAGCAACAAGGCAGCACAGACGGGGACTTGCATCGCG gtcctgctgctctccttcgCTCTCATTGTCTTCCCCTCCATCAGCCCTTTCGCCTCTAGGAAGGCTGAGACAGGTGGTGACTTTGGACCGGTGCGAG TTTTCTCCAGGTCCCTGCATAACACAGCTGCCTCCCGTGTGGCTTACGCACAGCCCCGAGCCGGGGACGAGAAGCCCCCAGAGCCACTGTGGTCAAAGCAGCAGGATGAAACCGAGACACTGCACAAAGCCTTCGGTAGTAGCTCCTTCACTCCACGCCTCGACAAAGCTCCCCCCAGAAACAGCACGCCACCACTTCCCTCAGAGGGGCTGAGCCAGAGCGATGGGGACCAAGCTGCCACCGCACTGGGGGatggcactgcactgcaccacAGCCTGACATCGCTCGCTTGGACCGAAGCTGAACACAGCAGGCCCACGGTGCTGGAGCCAGCTGAGGAGCTTTAA
- the CREB3L3 gene encoding cyclic AMP-responsive element-binding protein 3-like protein 3 isoform X1: MCCWSLNFATEVRASQRRRWPGSVSCVPREFRGQDGSAGPLLELGSHTAMASTVGGLDSIDLLDLLFDRQDGILRGVELGTTSPGTWHEDGRAQDGEDFLSSILGSGDSTSDSPSWSPGVSDSGVSEDPPSDQLDSPPGCCDGGLSEAPYAFANSCQVLTHPGGTRAPHSEVSIDLDMWNPGFFLEEGWGLSTVPAPASCTLTVKDLLLSGSSDAQPQVPSSLLRQGQGQFQELVLTEDEKKLLAKEGVSLPTQLPLTKYEERVLKKIRRKIRNKQSAQESRKKKKEYIDGLESRMSACTAQNQELQRKVLHLEKQNSSLLEQLKKLQAMVVQSSNKAAQTGTCIAVLLLSFALIVFPSISPFASRKAETGGDFGPVRVFSRSLHNTAASRVAYAQPRAGDEKPPEPLWSKQQDETETLHKAFGSSSFTPRLDKAPPRNSTPPLPSEGLSQSDGDQAATALGDGTALHHSLTSLAWTEAEHSRPTVLEPAEEL; the protein is encoded by the exons ATGTGCTGTTGGAGTTTAAACTTTGCCACTGAGGTCAGGGCATCGCAGAGGAGGAGGTGGCCAGGCTCAGTGTCCTGCGTACCAAGGGAGTTCAGAGGCCAGGACGGATCTGCGGGCCCCCTGCTAGAGCTGGGATCTCACACAG CCATGGCCTCCACTGTGGGCGGCCTCGACAGCATCGACCTGCTGGACCTCCTCTTTGACCGCCAGGATGGAATCCTCCGTGGTGTGGAGCTGGGGACGACATCCCCAGGCACCTGGCACGAGGATGGG CGTGCCCAGGATGGCGAGGATTTCCTCAGCTCCATTCTGGGCTCTGGAGACTCAACATCAGACTCCCCCAGCTGGTCCCCAGGTGTCAGCGACAGTGGAGTCTCTGAGGACCCCCCCTCTGATCAACTCGACAGCCCCCCAGGGTGCTGTGATGGAGGGCTCAGCGAAGCCCCATACGCCTTTGCCAACTCCTGCCAGGTTCTGACACACCCTGGGGGCACCAGAGCCCCCCACTCTGAGGTCTCCATTGACCTGG ATATGTGGAACCCTGGCTTCTTCCTGGAGGAGGGCTGGGGCCTGTCGACGGTCCCTGCTCCTGCATCCTGTACCCTCACTGTCAAGGACCTGCTGCTCTCGGGCAGCTCTGATGCT CAGCCGCAggtgcccagctccctgctgaggCAGGGCCAGGGGCAGTTCCAGGAGCTCGTGCTGACAGAGGATGAGAAGAAGCTGCTGGCAAAGGAGggggtgtccctgcccacaCAGCTGCCCCTCACCAAG TATGAGGAGCGGGTGCTGAAGAAGATCCGGAGGAAGATCAGAAACAAGCAGTCAGCTCAGGAGAGCCGCAAGAAGAAGAAGGAGTATATCGACGGGCTGGAGAGTCG GATGTCAGCCTGCACGGCTCAAaaccaggagctgcagaggaaagtCCTGCACCTAGAGAAGCAGAACTC GTCTctcctggagcagctgaagaagcTCCAGGCCATGGTGGTGCAGTCAAGCAACAAGGCAGCACAGACGGGGACTTGCATCGCG gtcctgctgctctccttcgCTCTCATTGTCTTCCCCTCCATCAGCCCTTTCGCCTCTAGGAAGGCTGAGACAGGTGGTGACTTTGGACCGGTGCGAG TTTTCTCCAGGTCCCTGCATAACACAGCTGCCTCCCGTGTGGCTTACGCACAGCCCCGAGCCGGGGACGAGAAGCCCCCAGAGCCACTGTGGTCAAAGCAGCAGGATGAAACCGAGACACTGCACAAAGCCTTCGGTAGTAGCTCCTTCACTCCACGCCTCGACAAAGCTCCCCCCAGAAACAGCACGCCACCACTTCCCTCAGAGGGGCTGAGCCAGAGCGATGGGGACCAAGCTGCCACCGCACTGGGGGatggcactgcactgcaccacAGCCTGACATCGCTCGCTTGGACCGAAGCTGAACACAGCAGGCCCACGGTGCTGGAGCCAGCTGAGGAGCTTTAA